The following are from one region of the Longimicrobium sp. genome:
- a CDS encoding YceI family protein translates to MAAGTLATLLLAPALLLGGGTPAPVAAEKPPVTWEIDVTHSELSFRIRHLVSRVSGTFGEWKGTIVADPANLSAGTVNVEIQTASIDTRNARRDTHLRSGDFFDAASHPTITFRSTRVQPGRNGALKIYGNLTIRGVTKPVVLDGRMLEVGGTPGRRRIGFEASTTINRMDYNVAWNRAAEGGGVVLGDDVEITIAVEAAEQPAS, encoded by the coding sequence GCGGCGGCACTCCCGCGCCCGTCGCGGCGGAGAAGCCGCCGGTCACGTGGGAGATCGACGTGACGCACTCGGAGCTGTCGTTCCGCATCCGCCACCTGGTGAGCCGGGTGAGCGGCACCTTCGGCGAGTGGAAGGGCACCATCGTGGCCGACCCGGCGAACCTGTCCGCCGGCACGGTGAACGTGGAGATCCAGACGGCCAGCATCGACACGCGCAACGCGCGGCGCGACACACACCTGCGCTCGGGCGACTTCTTCGACGCGGCGAGCCATCCCACCATCACCTTCCGCAGCACGCGCGTGCAGCCCGGCCGCAACGGCGCGCTGAAGATCTACGGCAACCTCACCATCCGCGGGGTGACGAAGCCGGTGGTGCTGGATGGTCGGATGCTGGAGGTGGGCGGCACGCCCGGGCGGCGCCGCATCGGCTTCGAGGCGTCGACCACCATCAACCGTATGGACTACAACGTGGCGTGGAACCGCGCGGCCGAGGGCGGCGGCGTGGTGCTGGGCGATGACGTGGAGATCACCATCGCCGTGGAAGCCGCCGAGCAGCCGGCGTCCTGA
- a CDS encoding superoxide dismutase family protein translates to MKTTIRLALGGTAVAVLAACGGAAGTGASGTPTPLTFTVPLYDTQGQEVARATLVRASRDSVRLSVDATRLPAGTHGTHLHEAGRCDAPQFTTAGAHMNPLARRHGLRNPQGPHLGDLPNLVVGADGRGHVEATIVASLTPGTPPIYDVDGTALVVHASADDMMTDPSGNSGARIACGVIATPQAGN, encoded by the coding sequence CGACGATCCGGCTGGCACTCGGTGGCACGGCGGTGGCGGTGCTGGCGGCGTGCGGCGGCGCGGCGGGGACGGGGGCGAGCGGCACGCCGACGCCACTCACCTTCACCGTGCCGCTGTACGACACGCAGGGACAGGAGGTGGCGCGGGCAACGCTGGTGCGCGCCAGCCGCGACAGCGTCCGCCTGAGCGTGGACGCCACGCGGCTGCCCGCGGGCACGCACGGCACGCACCTGCACGAGGCCGGGCGCTGCGACGCGCCGCAGTTCACCACCGCGGGCGCGCACATGAACCCGCTGGCGCGCAGGCACGGCCTGCGCAACCCGCAGGGCCCGCACCTGGGCGACCTGCCCAACCTCGTCGTCGGCGCGGACGGGCGCGGGCACGTGGAGGCCACCATCGTCGCCTCGCTGACGCCCGGCACGCCGCCGATCTACGACGTCGACGGCACCGCCCTCGTCGTCCACGCGTCGGCCGACGACATGATGACGGACCCGTCCGGCAACTCCGGCGCGCGCATCGCCTGCGGGGTCATCGCCACGCCGCAGGCCGGAAACTGA